The following proteins are co-located in the Triticum aestivum cultivar Chinese Spring chromosome 1A, IWGSC CS RefSeq v2.1, whole genome shotgun sequence genome:
- the LOC123069843 gene encoding calcium-dependent protein kinase 15 gives MGGRASRQRSDHPPPPPQPSHPKQPNWPRPRHRRPPQTPSPPPPPQHPQPPPQPQPPLPPDIGRVLGRPMEDVRATYTFGRELGRGQFGVTYLATHKSTGARYACKSIAARKLARADDVEDARREVQIMHHLTGHRSIVELRGAYEDRHSVNLVMELCEGGELFDRIIARGHYSERAAATLCREVVSVVHSCHSMGVMHRDLKPENFLFLNKREDSPLKATDFGLSVFFKPGEQFRDLVGSAYYVAPEVLKRRYGAEADIWSAGVILYILLSGVPPFWAENEEGIFDAVLKGHIDFSSDPWPSISNGAKDLVKRMLRQDPKERLTAAEILNHPWIREDGEAPDKPLDITVISRMKQFRAMNKLKKVALKIVAESLSEEEIVGLREMFKSLDTDNSGTITLDELRAGLPKLGTKITESEIRQLMEAADVDGNGTIDYVEFISATMHMNRLEKEDHIFKAFEYFDKDHSGYITVDELEEALKKYDMGDEATIKDIIAEVDTDHDGKINYQEFVAMMKNNSPEIVPNRRRLF, from the exons ATGGGCGGCCGCGCCTCCCGCCAGCGCTCCGACCACCCTCCTCCTCCCCCGCAGCCCTCCCACCCCAAGCAGCCCAACTGgccccgcccccgccaccgccgcccgccccAAACCCcgtctcccccaccccctccccagcACCCCCAACCCCCACCCCAGCCCCAGCCCCCGCTCCCCCCGGACATCGGCCGGGTCCTGGGCCGGCCGATGGAGGACGTCCGCGCCACCTACACCTTCGGCCGGGAGCTGGGCCGGGGCCAGTTCGGCGTCACCTACCTCGCCACCCACAAGTCCACCGGCGCGCGCTACGCCTGCAAGTCCATCGCGGCGCGGAAGCTGGCCCGCGCCGACGACGTGGAGGACGCGCGGCGGGAGGTGCAGATCATGCACCACCTCACGGGCCACCGCAGCATCGTCGAGCTGCGCGGCGCCTACGAGGACCGCCACTCCGTCAACCTCGTCATGGAGCTCTGCGAGGGCGGCGAGCTCTTCGACCGCATCATCGCCCGCGGCCACTACTCCGAGCGCGCCGCCGCCACGCTCTGCCGGGAGGTCGTCAGTGTTGTGCATAGCTGCCACTCCATGGGGGTCATGCACCGCGACCTCAAGCCCGAGAACTTCTTGTTTTTGAATAAGAGGGAGGACTCCCCGCTCAAGGCCACCGATTTCGGGCTCTCCGTCTTCTTCAAGCCCG GCGAGCAGTTCAGGGATCTTGTTGGGAGTGCATACTATGTGGCTCCGGAGGTGCTGAAGCGGCGATACGGAGCTGAGGCTGACATTTGGAGTGCTGGAGTTATCCTCTACATTCTCCTCTCCGGCGTTCCTCCATTCTGGGCAG AGAACGAGGAGGGTATATTTGATGCTGTTCTCAAAGGTCACATTGATTTCTCGTCCGATCCCTGGCCATCGATTTCGAATGGGGCTAAAGACTTGGTCAAGAGGATGCTACGGCAGGACCCCAAGGAGCGGCTTACGGCTGCTGAAATTTTGA ATCATCCATGGATTAGAGAGGATGGAGAAGCCCCAGATAAACCACTTGATATTACAGTGATCAGTAGAATGAAGCAGTTCAGGGCGATGAACAAGCTTAAGAAGGTTGCCTTGAAG ATTGTTGCAGAGAGCTTGTCAGAGGAAGAGATCGTGGGCTTAAGAGAAATGTTCAAGTCCCTGGATACTGATAATAGTGGGACAATTACCCTTGATGAACTAAGGGCTGGCTTACCAAAGCTTGGTACCAAAATTACCGAATCAGAAATAAGACAGTTAATGGAGGCG GCTGATGTTGATGGAAATGGGACCATTGATTATGTTGAATTCATATCGGCAACAATGCACATGAATAGACTAGAGAAGGAAGACCACATATTTAAAGCATTCGAATACTTTGACAAGGACCACAGCGG GTACATAACAGTTGATGAGTTGGAAGAAGCTCTGAAGAAGTATGATATGGGTGATGAGGCAACAATCAAAGATATCATTGCTGAAGTGGATACAGATCAT GATGGGAAAATTAACTACCAGGAGTTTGTTGCGATGATGAAGAATAACAGCCCAGAGATTGTTCCAAATCGACGGCGCCTATTTTAA